Proteins co-encoded in one Elusimicrobiota bacterium genomic window:
- a CDS encoding sulfite exporter TauE/SafE family protein, whose translation MIDGFILGLSNTFGCITVCAPIFLPYLLASELNPLIQILKFLAGRLIAYLFFALFAGYISIYFEGKINPDILYSLTVILAIWLILFSIGKMRIHAPVCKIIGKNVSGKNMPFFLGIVLGLNLCPPFLIGLNEVLKFGSLIKSVIFFAGFYLGSSLWTFLLLFSKPLQNNKYFQIAAQIIGVIVGLYYLWKGVSGFF comes from the coding sequence ATGATTGACGGTTTTATCCTCGGCCTCAGCAATACTTTTGGGTGCATAACTGTATGTGCGCCGATTTTTCTTCCTTACCTTTTAGCCTCTGAACTTAATCCTTTAATTCAAATTTTAAAATTTCTTGCAGGAAGGCTGATTGCCTATCTTTTCTTTGCTTTATTTGCCGGATATATAAGCATTTATTTTGAAGGAAAAATTAATCCTGATATTTTATATTCTTTGACTGTTATTCTGGCTATTTGGCTTATCTTGTTTAGCATTGGAAAAATGCGAATCCATGCTCCCGTGTGTAAAATAATCGGGAAAAATGTTTCTGGAAAAAATATGCCTTTTTTCCTGGGAATTGTTTTGGGATTGAATCTATGCCCGCCGTTTTTGATAGGATTAAACGAGGTTTTGAAATTTGGAAGCCTAATTAAATCAGTAATTTTCTTTGCCGGTTTTTATCTGGGTTCAAGTCTATGGACTTTTTTACTATTATTTTCTAAGCCCCTGCAAAACAATAAATATTTTCAAATTGCCGCCCAAATTATTGGTGTAATTGTAGGCCTTTATTATCTATGGAAAGGAGTAAGCGGTTTTTTTTAG